The Salvelinus sp. IW2-2015 linkage group LG4q.2, ASM291031v2, whole genome shotgun sequence genome includes the window CCAAACTCAGAGACCGTGCCACCGCCAACGGCTTAACCATAGATGGTGTCATTCAGACGGGGGTTGATAATCCTGGTAAAACTAACCCATCCGGAGTCTATCGACTCCGCCTGTATATAGCTTAATGAAATGCTAAGTATTGAGTGAGGTTGTCACTGTTTAATCTGTCATGCTCTACAATTTGTTTCCTAATTGAATCCATCCCTGATTGATTTTTCACCCCCCATTCCAGGCCATCCATTCATCATGACTGTGGGATGTGTGGCTGGAGATGAGGAGACATACGAGGTCTTCAAGGAGCTGCTGGACCCCATCATTGAGGACAGACATGGAGGATACAAGCCTACAGACAAGCACAagaccgacctcaacccaaacaACCTGAAGGTACTGCCCTTTAAATGGGTCCCTGGTTGACAGTGGTCTGAGACTCATATTCAACAGTGTACACTGCAGGAAGTTGACCAGTATTGATAAGTCACGGAGAATTCAGAACTCAACTTTGGTGTCTGTTTTCACAGGGTGGAGATGACCTGGACCCCAACTACGTCCTTAGCTCCCGTGTCCGAACAGGAAGGAGCATCCGGGGGTTCTGTCTGCCCCCACACTGCAGCCGTGGAGAGCGAAGGGCCGTTGAGAAAATGTCTGTTGAAGGTACTCACCTAAACCCACCCAAAGTGGGCTGGGGCTCTGAGTGGATGCCATTCTCAGAATGATGCCTGGTCCCTGATGCAACATTACTGCGTAAAGAGTCCCCTCTAGTGGTGAACTATGTGAATGTATTTCTACATCTGTTACTGACCGGAAAGGATCgctttagaccaggggtgtccGTCATTTTGCCCGGGAACTGCATTTGGTTATATTTCCCAGCTGTCAACATTTGGGAAAATTGGTCCTCTATCGTTTTTGGAATTTGATGCTCCCTGAATGTCTAGCTTTAATTTAGGTGAATATTAGCGAGCTAGACAGTCAAGAAactatgaatgtaggtccattatcatttctacactgTTTCGAATTTGGTTAGTTTTCCCCACCCGTGGGCCGGATTGGACCCCATCGCTGGGGTCCAATGGTTGTAATGTGATCAACAGATTAGTGAAAGCCACGTAATGGAGTCTCATCCAGTAACCTCAGACAATGTATCTGACACATCTGTTCCTCTGCAGCTCTGGACTCCCTGTCCGGTGACCTGAAGGGGAAGTACTACGCCCTGAAAAACATGACAGAtgctgagcagcagcagctgattgATGACCACTTCCTGTTTGACAAGCCTGTGTCTCCTCTGCTGCTGGCCTCTGGCATGGCCCGGGACTGGCCCGATGGCAGGGGGATCTGGTAAGACAGGGATTTCCCATTCCCATACTTGATGTCCTCAAAGGCATTACAATTTGGTTTTGTTCTTACTCACTGAAGTCATTCTTACTTTCTACCCTCCAACTTATTCAAGTAAATGACTGCCAAGAGGGATAGGAAATGTAGTTACCCTCAAACTAGGTGTTCCTAAATCTCTGGTAAGTCGAAGGGAGAAAGTTCAAAATAGTTTATATGCTGGTGGTGGCTTCATAAGCCACTGTCCATGACCTTGTCAGAGGACCATAGAACATTTATTTATTCTAATCTTCAAGGCACAATGATACCAAGACCTTCCTGGTTTGGGTCAACGAGGAGGACCACCTGCGTGTCATCTCCATGCAGAAGGGTGGCAACATGAAGGAGGTGTTCAACCGTTTCTGTACTGGCCTCACAAAGGTGAGAGGGAATATCTGAGGAATACATTCATAAGGCTTTGAGAATGAAATATGAATCATAATTTGCCATATTCATGTGTGAAAACATGCTGGCAATGATCAATCGATGTTTGTAATCCTTTTCTTAATTTGACCCCCAAATCTCTTTTCCTCAGATTGAAACCCTGTTCAAAGATAAGGGCACTTCATTCATGTGGAACGGGCACTTAGGCTACGTGCTCACCTGCCCATCCAACCTGGGAACAGGGCTGCGTGCTGGAGTCCACGTCAAGATCCCCAACATGAGCAAGCATGCCAAATTCGAGGAGGTACTCAAGAGGCTAAGGCTTCAGAAACGTGGAACAGGTACAGAAAATGTTCCATTACTGAACCAGATACCTAATTGTGTTTGTTTGCTGTTCTGTTGCTCAGGGTAACTTACATTAAGGCTGTAAAACGACGAGTTCTAGCATTAAAGCTGGAATTCCTCTAAAAGGACTATTGTAGCTATGTTAAAGGAGGAActattcacccattttgaattgTATGTCCTCATATGATGCAAAACTCaacataccggctgtatttctgcctgcttgcACAGTGATGGCTCCGATACACatggaaacatgaaatgaccccagGAATCGATAGAGCATTGCTCAGATGCACCAAAACGATACAAtgttcaaaatgggtgaatctttcttCAGTCCCTCTTCTGATATCTATTTCAGGTGGAGTAGACACCGCAGCCGTGGGTGGAACCTTCGACATCTCCAATGCCGATCGCCTGGGCTTCTCCGAGGTGGAGCTGGTGCAGATGGTTGTGGATGGAGTCAAGCTGCTGGTTGAGATGGAGAAGAAGCTGGAGAAAGGCCAGTCTATCGACGGCATCATGCCCACCCAGAAGTGAAAACTCTTGTGATTGCTTCCCTTTGCCATCTGAATGAATGTGTGACACTATCCTGGAATGCACTTCTGAATGAATGTGTGACACTATCCTGGAATGCACTTACTCTCACAAGGTCCTCTTTCATTGTGATAGTGGAtctgaaaataaaaaaactgtttcAATCCACGTTTCTTTCTTTCCCATCTTTGAAGTTGCACATCCTCAGATTTAGAACTTAAATATGCCAAGTTTACAGAATTTTATTGAGACATTGGTGATCTTACCATGTGAGCATTTACATGAACTCCATCTCTTATACATTCTTTGAAATTAAAGAAATGGTGTATAACAATGTGTGGCTGTCTTGAAAGTCAGATTCATTATTTACTCAAAGGGTTAACTTTCATGAGATGACAAATGCTATTGGTCAATTTTCTCAGTATGACAAACCATATACAACCAGATTATATACTGTAGTTATTAGTAATTCAGTGATTATTGCCAAACTCATTCAATACATACTcagtattttgtaaaaaaaagatTGTACAGCTTATACTTTCACCCTTTTTGTTCATAGCTCTAACTCATTGGTGACTTTGGAAGCAATGTTTTTAAAAGCGATGGATGAGCCTGATATCCTCTTGAATCTCACGCCATTGAGGGAGAGGCGGGGCAGCTTGCACACCTCCATCACCCATTGGACAAGGTTCTCAGCATCGCCATGGACACAGAGCAGCAGGAAACACTCTTGCTGTTCGTAGTCACAATTGTTGGCCTCGAGCACCTTGCGTATCTCCCGCATGATGTCACAAGGCTCCATGGAACTGGTGTTCCTCATACTCCAAGTGAATCTGAGGGAGCGGGGTTTACCGTCTTTACTTTCCCCTTTCTGATCCCCAGGTACATGGCGACTGGTAGGAAGGAGATAGAAAAAGTTGAATTCACTAAAGCTGTGCATTTTCCTATCTGTATAACAGTATTTCCTTCAATATGTTTTAAAAGGGTCTTCCATGAATAGACAAAATAATGCAAGGTGTTGATCAAAGGGTCAATTAGCAGAGCATGCAATAAACAGATGGTCATGAAGCACCATACTCAATGAGGAAAAGGTGAGGCATGGGTAAACCCTGTGAACTATTGGTTGACTGACAAAATGAACGGAGAACAGAGCTGGGCCTGGGAGTGAAGTGATATCAAGCCTATAGTCACAGGAATATCAGGCTGAGAAAGCAACCTACACCTCACCTTGAGCTCTCAAATCTCCCGTTTCTTTCAAACTCGGTTGAGACTCTGTGACAGTTGAGGGAGTAGAGCAAGATTAGAAGTGAAAAAACACTAAATGTGGACTTCCAAAAGAGTATTTTGTAATTTTAAGAACAGATAACACTGATATATATATTGACAGATATATAACATGTATATTATAGAGTTATAAAAACAAGAAAGCCACCAAGGTTACTATAACCTCATTATGGAAGTATTGACATGAAACCTGTGCACTGATCAGTCTCGTTGGTGTTCAAACTTTCTTGCTTCTTTAACGCAAAGGAACAAAAAAAAGCGCTTAAACAGATGACAGAGCAAGGGGATACACAAATGGAAATGTGTTGAATGATGGTATGACAGCTTGGTGACGTGAAGAGATTCACCCCAACATGACAAAAACAAAATCATACAGTGGAACTACagtccacacacccacacatttgcGCACACAATTATGCTGtgttcgtaaccaagtgggaatttaccacatacgactggaAAAAATCCACTTCAACGGACCTCAAACTGgaaattactagtgggaaactcgtctatcatcctGAGCTCACTTCTCTCATTCTGATGTCACCTTCTAAATAAATGACCTCGAGAacagcagttaaatgcaacaaaacattatttataaaaagctatctattaatatgtttttttaacactataatttgtttatGGTTTacacagcttgttggccattagccaatcagcgtttctCAATTAGTTAAAATCATGTGAATGATCCAACTGTTtacaactggtaaattcccaccaCCCACTTTGTTACGAACGCAGCATTTGGGTCAGTGCATGCAGACTGGGGCTATTGTGGGAGGACTCATGCGGTCTACTCtagacagacagcagaacagaGGTCCCCTAGTCCGATGTTTCTTCTCTCGGCGTGACACTGGATATGTTTCAAGAATTCATAtttgtattttaattgttttatttaacctttgtttaacaaggcaagtcagttaagaacaaattcgtatttacaatgacggcctaggaacaatgggttaactgccttgttcaggggcagaacgacagatttttacattgtcagctcggggattcgatctagcaacctttcggttactggcccaacgcgctaaccactcggctacctgccaccccaaagaaGAGGGTGGTTGGTTAAAAAGACAATCAGGCAACCAGTCATAGTGCCATTGTAGACAGGGACTGCATACCAGGTCCAGACCCTAATGAGTTTTGTGCTCCACACATGCAGACTAGCCTTGAAATGATTCTACGGGAGGGTAGAGGAAGTTAGATTCCTGGAGGGGTATTAGTTAGTGGGCAAGATATCAGCCTCAAGCCAGGGGGATGAGGGACACAAAAAGGTCTGAGACTTTATCTGGGACAGGGAGAGGGGCTGGGAGTgtctgtcacatacacatactggAGAGAAGGGAATGTGACTGTGTTGGGGTGTGTATACAAATTCGTTCTCTCCACACAGAACTCTGACACTAACTCTTGTGGGGACATAAGGGTTGAAATGATCCCTTACTCTAGGTCTCCATCTGCGACTTCCTACAATTCTCTATATCTTCTGCTGCTGAATCTGGAAGAAAAAATGGATTCTGAAAAAAAGCTTGTATTTTTTACGGATACATGAAAAGAGAAAGAAACTTGATGTTCGACATGATCACAGGCCGATGATGCCAGGATGACAAGGAAGAATAAAAAGGGGGAGAAAAGAAGGGGAGAGGTGGGTGAACAGAAGACTTACTAAGAGTCTTTGCTCCCTGGGCAGAAGGGATGGCAGGCCCTGATTTGGCCATCTGCCGTTTGGTCGGGTCAATACTGACCCTGAAGGGAGGAAGAGCAGTGAAAAGGTCCAAGGTTAAAAGGCACAGAAAGGTCAGGGAAACATTGGCACACAGCAGTACAATAGTGAGGAGAAGAGTGAAGGGAGGGCACAGAAATCAAAGCGCATTGCCTACTACTGAGACAAGAGACTTCCTTCCCTATACTTAAACCAATCGTTTCCAGGATGTTACTCTGTGCAGAAATAAGAATCAACAGAGAAATGAAATGAGTGACAAGGACCTGGTGAATGAAGAAATATGTAAGTGTTGCAAAAGGTGACAACTTCCCAAGATGTAGAACTTCTGGTAGCCACTAGATGTCAGTGTGTCACTTAATCAGACTGAAGAACAGAAGGTTATGTCTGAAGAGGAGGTATGGTGGGAGAGCTTTGCCTATTGTCCCAGCTTTGTAAACAATATATCCTGACCTGCCAGACCATCTGCttgtaaatgtttacaaattgatGTATCAAGACATAAATCCCTCTGGTCTTGCTCATCAGAACGCCTGGTTCACAAAAAGTATTTCACAACCCTCTCGGTTCCCAACAAGTGAACACGACTCCACAAAGAAATATTACAAACTGAAGTTCCCAAAGCCTTATAAACAATAATTCTTATCTGAATACTCTATATCCTGCATCGCCACATCACAAAGTCCATCACATTCCTACAAGCCAGCAAAGTTATTATAGGGAGCATTGGTCACAACTAAGAAGATACAGCAAAATCCAATTATGGACAGAGATAAAGACAAGTTAGAATAGACAAATATAATCTGTCTACCTTTCAAGCACAGATCTGTCTACATAAAAAACACAAACTTACCTGGAACAACAGTTCACTACAGATCAATCATTACTTTGTGAAAAACAAATCAGAGTCAATAGCAACTTTGTAAGCAGGACCGTCCCCACTGCATGCATTGGAGATTGATTAGTGTCAAGCTTTCTGTTGGCTGTTGATGGATTTTTTAACTAACTGACCGATCGAGAGAGCAACACTGCCCTTACAATCTAACCCATCGTTAACTCCAGAAGCCTGAGACCAATCACTGTCACAAAACAGAGGTTCTAAGCAGTATGTCAGTTCCAGCTTGTCCTAGTACTGGTTTTAGTTGATTAATTGCACACACTGAAGGTAATAGGGGTCCTACCTTTTCGTAAACCTAAAggaaatgtttctacaacagaatcagcaaacacacagaaacagtgaAATGAGGCAAGAAACTGAAAGAATATGATTGGTTGAAACTTGAAATGAGCGAAAAGAAACAGGGTGGTTGGAATCAATGGCGAGGAGGAGAAGGTTCAAATGACATATGTTGATTTCTATTCCTCATGTCAGGTTAGTCTCGGGACAACCCCGAATTGTTGACAGTCGCCTGGCTGCCTGTCTGAGATGTGTTCAATCTACTCAGTCTGGACAAAAATTCAAGTGGGTTTTCCCTGCTGGTTTACACTTGAGGTATGTTTAATTTGATGTCTTTctcagactggcacccaggctacgtTATCAGTGCTTCTGGAACAATCTATTGTTAGTAGGACTGTGGATGTTCCACACAATGTGATTCATGATGCTAAAAAGCACGCCGTTCAAAGCCCACTCAGAAGGATTAAAAACAAACCATATAGCTAGATATAGTCATAGTATATTTTAGGGGCTTGGACTCATAGTTGAATTGAGTGGCATGAAGCTGTAGTCCCGGACACCTACCTGCGTGTGAGTTTGGAGGTGAGTTTGGAGAAGAGGTTGCTGGAGCCGCGGCTGCGGGTCTGGGAAAGGGGCGCTGCGTCTTGGGACAGGGTGGGTGAGGCTGGGGGCCCGTTGTAGGTGGCCGTGCGGCGCTCCTTCAGCTGACCACTGTGGAAGGTGCTGCGGCTCGCCGTGCCTCGTGGGAAACGTAGTCTGTCTGGCGTGGTGGCGCTGGTGATGCTGTGGGTGGATGCCACAGGGTTCCGCTGGCCAGGAGACACGGCCACACTGCAGGGAGGACGGAGGGAATAGATCAGACGGAGAAGAAAGACAAACACCTGGCTGTACATACCAGTTCTATACATAGAATCAACAGCTGGGCCATTATCATATCACCAGTATCTTACCTTCAAGTCCTAAACTCTAAATTCTAAAATGACATCTAATCTGTGTCAATAATGTTCATTTATAGTGTGATATTGTTGAAGTGAGTTGGAGTCCTAATATCCAGATAGAACTAAACAAAGAGAGGAAAACTTGTTTGGTGAAACATGGAGTGACTAACACAGGTTTGGATAGTCAAGCCAGAGGTAGGTAGTGGAGCTGCCAGTGCCAGGACCAGACCTGGGCCAAGGCCAGGGCCAGACCAGGGCCAGAGCCAgaccaggaccagggccagaccAGGGATCACAGGTCCAAGCAGACGATGAAGGAAAAATTAGGGAACAGAGGAGTG containing:
- the LOC111963358 gene encoding creatine kinase, testis isozyme; translation: MPFGNTHNALKMKYASSEEYPDLSQHNNHMAKILTPAIYERLRSKQTPSGFTLDDVIQTGIDNPGHPFIMTVGCVAGDEETYEVFKELLDPIIEDRHGGYKPTDKHKTDLNPNNLKGGDDLDPNYVLSSRVRTGRSIRGFCLPPHCSRGERRAVEKMSVEALDSLSGDLKGKYYALKNMTDAEQQQLIDDHFLFDKPVSPLLLASGMARDWPDGRGIWHNDTKTFLVWVNEEDHLRVISMQKGGNMKEVFNRFCTGLTKIETLFKDKGTSFMWNGHLGYVLTCPSNLGTGLRAGVHVKIPNMSKHAKFEEVLKRLRLQKRGTGGVDTAAVGGTFDISNADRLGFSEVELVQMVVDGVKLLVEMEKKLEKGQSIDGIMPTQK